A single window of Solea solea chromosome 9, fSolSol10.1, whole genome shotgun sequence DNA harbors:
- the rgs16 gene encoding regulator of G-protein signaling 16 produces MCKGLASLPTCCLERAKELKARLGSVLQKSSWNLHCCCKIGKNKPTLEECLRWKESFEKLLSSKYGLCAFTAFLVSEFSEENIAFYFACEEYRSTKSPAKLQAKAHKIYDEFIGSEAPREINIDHETRDITKANMQTPSPCSFDIAQHRIYMLMAKDCYPRFLRSPAYRDLLSQPNVSDKATKQPRQEKKV; encoded by the exons ATGTGCAAAGGACTAGCATCGCTGCCTACCTGCTGCTTGGAAAG gGCCAAGGAGCTGAAAGCAAGGCTGGGAAGCGTTCTGCAAAAATCCAGTTGGAACCTACACTGCTGCTGCAAGATAGGGAAAAATAA gccaaCACTGGAGGAATGCCTCAGGTGGAAGGAGTCCTTTGAAAAGCTCCTGTCCAGCAAAT ATGGACTGTGCGCCTTCACCGCCTTCCTGGTATCGGAGTTCAGCGAGGAGAACATTGCGTTCTACTTTGCCTGCGAGGAATACAGGAGCACCAAGTCCCCTGCAAAACTCCAAGCCAAAGCCCACAAGATCTATGATGAATTCATCGGGAGCGAGGCTCCCAGAGAG ATTAACATCGACCACGAAACACGTGACATCACCAAGGCCAACATGCAGACCCCCTCACCTTGTTCCTTCGATATTGCTCAGCACAGGATCTACATGCTCATGGCCAAAGACTGCTACCCTCGCTTCCTACGCTCACCCGCCTACAGAGATCTCCTGAGCCAGCCCAATGTGAGCGACAAGGCCACAAAGCAGCCGAGGCAGGAGAAGAAGGTGTGA